From a single Alloactinosynnema sp. L-07 genomic region:
- a CDS encoding class I SAM-dependent methyltransferase, giving the protein MAETAVRYVFGTSFEREGERLRLGESLWDKGTKATLADLDVGPGWRCLEVGAGRGSIAAWLAGRGAEVTAVDLDVSRLVGLRGVDVRELDIGADVLPGDFDLVHGRLVMQHVGDRPAAVAALCRSLRPGGHLVLEDTDTTSLFSHANGPFHPEVKRAAYDVMADAGYHPRCGLLDVDLVEAAGLVDVRAVGRAEVVRGGSDGGRWFALWLAHLRPAMLARGTVSEVDIDRAVADLMDTRHRWLSQVMVTVVGRKDTG; this is encoded by the coding sequence GTGGCTGAGACCGCGGTCCGCTACGTCTTCGGCACGTCCTTCGAGCGGGAAGGTGAACGGCTGCGGCTCGGTGAGTCCTTGTGGGACAAGGGAACCAAGGCGACCTTGGCCGACCTGGACGTGGGGCCGGGCTGGCGGTGTCTGGAGGTCGGCGCCGGTCGCGGGTCGATCGCGGCCTGGTTGGCCGGGCGTGGGGCCGAGGTCACGGCGGTCGACCTGGACGTGTCGCGGCTGGTCGGGCTGCGCGGGGTCGATGTCCGCGAACTCGACATCGGCGCCGACGTGCTGCCCGGCGACTTCGACCTCGTCCACGGCAGGCTGGTCATGCAGCACGTCGGCGACCGGCCCGCCGCGGTCGCCGCGCTGTGCCGGTCCCTGCGGCCGGGCGGCCACCTGGTGCTGGAGGACACGGACACGACTTCGCTGTTCAGTCACGCGAACGGGCCGTTCCACCCCGAGGTGAAACGCGCGGCGTATGACGTGATGGCGGACGCGGGCTACCACCCGCGCTGCGGTCTGCTCGACGTCGACCTCGTCGAGGCGGCCGGGTTGGTCGACGTGCGGGCCGTCGGGCGGGCCGAGGTCGTGCGCGGCGGGAGCGACGGGGGCCGGTGGTTCGCGCTCTGGCTGGCGCACCTGCGGCCCGCGATGCTTGCCCGCGGCACAGTGTCTGAAGTGGACATCGACCGGGCGGTGGCCGACCTGATGGACACGCGGCACCGCTGGCTGTCGCAGGTGATGGTGACCGTCGTCGGCAGGAAGGACACCGGATGA